From the unidentified bacterial endosymbiont genome, one window contains:
- a CDS encoding PTS system mannose/fructose/N-acetylgalactosamine-transporter subunit IIB, which produces MISLVRIDDRLIHGQVAVVWTKHLGVNRILVANDQIVNNEVQKMSLRMAAPDTARCAIMAVKDAGDVLNDPRSEAMKIMVIVNNTADARRLVAQVPEIKTLNVANFGRITENLAAKTRISDTVYVTPEDVMDFHAIAGRGVSVEYQVLPSHPVKNLIEMLG; this is translated from the coding sequence ATGATTTCTTTAGTACGAATTGACGATCGTTTGATCCACGGACAGGTTGCCGTCGTCTGGACCAAGCATCTGGGCGTGAACCGTATACTGGTCGCCAATGACCAGATCGTGAATAACGAAGTACAAAAAATGTCGCTGCGCATGGCGGCGCCCGATACCGCCAGGTGCGCTATTATGGCGGTAAAAGATGCAGGCGATGTACTTAACGACCCGCGCTCGGAAGCGATGAAAATTATGGTGATCGTCAATAACACCGCCGACGCCCGCCGTCTGGTCGCACAGGTTCCAGAAATAAAAACCCTGAACGTCGCTAACTTCGGGCGCATTACCGAGAACCTGGCGGCGAAAACGCGCATTAGCGATACCGTGTACGTCACGCCGGAGGATGTAATGGATTTCCACGCCATCGCCGGCCGCGGCGTTAGCGTTGAATATCAGGTCCTGCCTTCTCATCCGGTGAAAAACCTGATTGAGATGCTGGGTTAA
- a CDS encoding PTS mannose/fructose/sorbose/N-acetylgalactosamine transporter subunit IIC, translating into MLTSAILVALVMYIAKFADHTLGQPLIERPLICAAMVGFVLGDFQQGIIIGATLELIFLGTITIGGSVPADLAVGSVLATAFTILTHAEPAVAVALALPISLLAVFVYQVLKLVYTGLVEKYDALLEAGRDRAALGITLGMTLFYGVPFAVLAFFGILFGTDVIRSLVDSIPDTVMRGMTAVGGILPALGFAILLKALWNKNIAAFFFIGFAMAAYLQLPIMGIAIIAASVAMYLCLNEFNQLKANKQAATAAPASVDDKDGFFND; encoded by the coding sequence ATGTTAACGTCCGCAATTCTTGTCGCGCTGGTGATGTATATCGCCAAGTTCGCCGACCACACGCTAGGCCAGCCTCTGATTGAACGTCCGCTGATCTGCGCCGCGATGGTCGGTTTCGTGCTGGGAGATTTCCAGCAAGGGATTATCATCGGCGCAACGCTTGAGCTGATTTTTCTCGGCACCATCACCATCGGCGGCTCGGTGCCTGCCGATCTGGCGGTAGGCTCGGTTCTGGCTACCGCCTTTACCATTTTGACACACGCGGAACCCGCCGTCGCGGTGGCCCTGGCGCTGCCCATCAGCCTGCTGGCGGTCTTCGTCTACCAGGTCCTGAAGCTGGTTTATACCGGGCTGGTTGAGAAATATGACGCCCTGCTGGAGGCGGGCCGGGACCGTGCCGCACTTGGCATAACGCTCGGTATGACGCTGTTTTACGGCGTACCGTTCGCGGTACTGGCCTTCTTCGGCATTCTGTTTGGCACCGACGTTATCCGTAGCCTGGTCGATAGTATCCCGGATACGGTGATGCGCGGCATGACCGCCGTCGGCGGCATTCTGCCAGCGCTAGGCTTCGCCATTTTGCTCAAAGCGTTATGGAACAAAAATATCGCCGCCTTCTTCTTTATCGGTTTTGCCATGGCTGCCTATTTGCAGTTACCGATCATGGGCATTGCCATTATTGCGGCTTCCGTAGCCATGTATTTGTGCTTAAACGAGTTCAATCAGCTTAAAGCCAACAAACAAGCAGCGACTGCCGCCCCGGCGTCAGTTGACGATAAGGATGGATTCTTCAATGACTGA
- a CDS encoding glycoside hydrolase family 88 protein, translated as MTVVLETLDRRYFAPQPGLDEPWLQSALAEVIAQIDAMLPRFSTTFPAASAMDGRYPDVKKVDWTEGFWTGMLWLAWEVTGDDKYRVVAERLLDSFEERLDKNIKVDTHDLGFLYSLSCVNAWRLTGNPRARGLALRAAERLYRRFNASAGVIQAWGDLNDPARQGRMIIDCNLNVPLLFWAANETGERAWREAATRHLTQAARYLVRDDASSFHTFYMDVHNGQPLRGDTHQGYSDNSCWARGQAWGIYGFALGFRHTGDTSQPELARKLAHYFLNRLPEDYICYWDLIFLPEDNALRDTSAAAIAACGLTELLSSLPLTDPLRPAYSNAIELMMRNLREHYFVHAQDGLLREGVYNFGRKIGINEPNLWGDYFYFEALVRLSRVWTLYFC; from the coding sequence ATGACCGTGGTGCTGGAAACACTCGATCGCCGCTATTTTGCCCCTCAACCGGGACTGGATGAGCCATGGCTGCAAAGCGCCCTGGCAGAGGTTATCGCGCAAATTGACGCCATGCTGCCGCGCTTCTCCACGACCTTTCCGGCAGCAAGCGCGATGGACGGCCGCTATCCCGACGTGAAGAAAGTCGACTGGACGGAAGGATTCTGGACGGGGATGCTGTGGCTGGCCTGGGAAGTAACTGGCGATGATAAATACCGCGTGGTTGCCGAACGCCTGCTCGATAGCTTTGAAGAGCGCCTGGATAAAAACATTAAGGTTGATACCCACGATCTCGGTTTTCTTTATTCGCTCTCCTGCGTAAACGCCTGGAGACTGACCGGTAACCCCCGCGCGCGCGGCCTGGCGCTGCGGGCTGCAGAACGGCTTTATCGCCGCTTCAATGCCAGCGCTGGCGTTATTCAGGCGTGGGGCGATCTCAATGATCCTGCGCGTCAGGGACGGATGATTATTGACTGTAATCTCAATGTACCGCTGCTGTTTTGGGCGGCCAACGAAACAGGCGAGCGAGCCTGGCGTGAGGCGGCAACGCGTCATCTGACACAGGCCGCACGCTATCTGGTGCGTGATGATGCGTCTTCTTTCCACACGTTCTATATGGATGTCCATAACGGCCAGCCGCTTCGTGGCGATACCCATCAGGGATACAGCGACAACTCATGCTGGGCACGCGGACAAGCGTGGGGGATTTACGGTTTTGCGCTGGGCTTTCGCCATACGGGCGACACCAGCCAGCCGGAACTGGCGCGTAAACTCGCTCACTATTTTCTTAACCGGCTGCCGGAAGATTACATCTGTTATTGGGATCTTATTTTCTTGCCGGAGGATAACGCCTTACGCGATACCTCTGCCGCCGCGATTGCCGCCTGTGGCCTGACCGAGCTGCTAAGTTCGCTGCCATTAACCGATCCATTGCGTCCTGCCTACAGTAATGCGATCGAGCTAATGATGCGTAACTTACGCGAACATTATTTTGTCCACGCGCAGGACGGCCTTCTGCGTGAGGGCGTGTATAACTTTGGCCGCAAGATAGGCATTAACGAACCTAACCTCTGGGGCGATTATTTTTATTTCGAAGCCCTGGTGCGCCTTTCCCGCGTATGGACCCTCTACTTTTGCTAA